From a single Aminobacterium mobile DSM 12262 genomic region:
- the dnaE gene encoding DNA polymerase III subunit alpha — protein MTRPFVHLHVHSEYSLLDGAIRCGELAEKVASWGMPAVALTDHGTMYGAVEFYDKCLAAGIKPIIGCEVYVDPDGHTSRERKGKNFHLLLLAENQQGYDNLVKLVSIANTDGFYYKPRIDHDLLSRYSSGIIASSACIAGEIPQLILEGKEKEALSRAEMYRDIMGADNFFLEIMYNRIPEQAVINRALVEMARKNGFNLVATNDAHYLNEEDYDWHEILLCVQTNATINDQDRMSFSTNDFYLRSPEEMERLLGGDLPDALDNTVAIAERCSVRFELGTRDYKLPSFDLPEGETLESNLEKEAWAGLKERLSTNLVPEEYSERLKYELSIIKKMGFAGYFLIVAGIIRAAKNLAIPIGPGRGSAAGSLVAYCLRITELDPLKYNLLFERFLNPERISMPDIDTDVSDKGREELLHYIVQKYGADRVSQIITFDRMKSKAAVRDVGRALGMPYGDVDKIAKLIPEGVKSIPEALEQSSDLQEVVHSDLAVKRLLDSASKIEGLARHCSQHAAGVVITPMPITDLVPVRKIGDDQIVTQYPMEPIEKLGLVKMDFLGLKTLSVLEEAVENIRLNGKPAPDLNRIPLNDSETYSMLQRGDTLGVFQLESTGMRQLLRKMKPDCFEDLIAVLALYRPGPLGSGMVDQYVERKHGRASVEYLHPALSEVLKETYGVILYQEQVMQCAAKLAGYTLGEADLLRRAMGKKKVEVMEQQRIKFVEGCAQHGVAKKKSEEIFDIIQEFAGYGFNKSHSAAYALISYQTAYLKCNYRSEFMAAYLSSQIGSKKDVMASYVREVRNSGIEVLPPDVNSSMESFTAVGEVVRFGLGAVAKAGHTAVEAILKARDSGKAFSSLWDFVCRVDLRTVNKSVIENLIKAGAFDDLSQNRHQLLEALPDFISLAQRQNEEKNQCSLLSLFDDCEDGVEVEPELPDIEEFSIYERLDMEKEVVGLYISGHPFAQYEPLVSRYCTCRISDLKYWRGRNQCPQIGGMILSVQEKYTRKGDPMGILELEDAESKVEVICFPKTWASIKGNIEAGNICIIRGTLNERGENSVIARDVVSLQEAQQNVSPYVRIVLEASLFPMDALKGFFRSLKSFPGHSPVLLEVRNGVGSAVILLDGVKVDGPSVKEKGFAPLLSEEAYKVCC, from the coding sequence ATGACACGCCCCTTTGTACATTTACATGTTCATAGCGAGTATAGCCTTCTTGACGGTGCCATTCGTTGCGGAGAACTAGCAGAAAAGGTTGCTTCCTGGGGCATGCCAGCAGTAGCTCTCACTGACCATGGAACGATGTATGGTGCCGTTGAATTTTATGATAAGTGTTTAGCTGCTGGAATAAAACCTATTATTGGCTGCGAAGTGTACGTAGATCCTGATGGACATACGTCCAGAGAGAGGAAGGGCAAGAATTTCCACCTCCTCCTCTTGGCAGAAAACCAGCAGGGGTACGATAATTTAGTTAAATTGGTTTCCATCGCCAATACAGATGGATTTTACTACAAGCCAAGAATCGACCACGATCTTCTCTCCCGTTACAGTAGCGGAATTATAGCGTCTTCGGCTTGTATTGCAGGTGAAATTCCTCAACTGATCTTGGAAGGGAAAGAAAAAGAAGCGCTAAGTCGAGCAGAAATGTATCGAGATATTATGGGAGCTGACAATTTCTTTCTTGAGATTATGTATAACCGAATTCCTGAGCAGGCCGTCATAAATAGAGCTTTAGTAGAGATGGCGCGGAAAAATGGCTTTAATTTAGTGGCTACTAATGATGCTCACTATTTAAATGAGGAAGATTATGATTGGCATGAGATTCTCTTATGTGTTCAGACGAACGCAACTATAAACGATCAAGATCGGATGAGTTTCTCCACTAATGATTTCTATCTTCGCTCGCCAGAAGAGATGGAGAGGCTGCTCGGTGGAGATCTTCCTGACGCACTGGATAACACGGTAGCTATTGCAGAGCGATGTTCTGTACGTTTTGAATTAGGAACTCGAGATTACAAACTGCCAAGCTTTGACCTTCCTGAGGGTGAAACCCTTGAATCTAACTTGGAAAAAGAAGCATGGGCCGGTTTAAAAGAGCGCCTTAGCACGAACCTAGTTCCCGAAGAATATAGTGAACGACTTAAATACGAGCTTTCAATCATTAAAAAAATGGGATTTGCAGGATATTTTCTTATTGTTGCTGGAATTATAAGGGCAGCAAAGAATCTTGCCATTCCTATAGGCCCAGGCCGAGGGTCTGCTGCTGGTTCTCTTGTAGCTTATTGCTTGAGGATTACGGAATTGGATCCTTTAAAATATAACCTCCTCTTCGAACGCTTTTTAAACCCCGAACGAATCAGTATGCCCGATATTGATACTGACGTATCTGATAAAGGCCGAGAAGAATTGCTGCACTACATTGTGCAAAAATATGGAGCGGACAGAGTTTCACAGATCATTACATTTGACCGAATGAAAAGCAAGGCGGCTGTTCGAGACGTTGGAAGAGCGCTTGGCATGCCTTATGGCGATGTAGATAAAATAGCCAAACTTATACCGGAAGGCGTTAAATCCATACCAGAAGCCCTGGAACAGAGTTCAGATCTTCAAGAAGTTGTTCATAGCGATTTAGCGGTGAAGAGGTTACTTGATAGTGCCTCTAAAATAGAAGGACTTGCTCGCCACTGCTCACAACATGCCGCTGGAGTTGTTATTACGCCAATGCCTATTACTGATCTTGTCCCAGTTCGCAAAATTGGTGATGATCAGATAGTTACCCAATATCCCATGGAGCCCATAGAAAAGCTGGGGCTTGTAAAGATGGATTTTTTAGGATTGAAAACCCTGTCTGTTCTTGAGGAAGCAGTGGAAAATATCCGCCTCAATGGGAAACCAGCGCCAGATCTGAACCGTATCCCTCTCAATGATTCCGAGACATATTCCATGTTGCAAAGAGGCGACACTCTTGGGGTCTTTCAGCTTGAATCTACAGGAATGCGTCAGCTTCTTCGAAAGATGAAGCCGGACTGTTTTGAAGACCTGATAGCAGTATTGGCGCTCTATCGTCCGGGCCCGTTAGGTAGTGGCATGGTAGACCAATATGTAGAACGAAAGCATGGCCGGGCTTCTGTAGAGTATCTTCACCCAGCCTTATCTGAGGTGCTAAAAGAAACATATGGAGTTATCCTTTACCAGGAGCAGGTTATGCAGTGTGCAGCTAAGTTAGCAGGATACACTCTCGGTGAGGCCGACCTTTTAAGGCGCGCTATGGGGAAGAAAAAAGTAGAGGTTATGGAGCAGCAACGGATAAAATTTGTGGAGGGCTGTGCCCAACATGGAGTGGCCAAGAAAAAATCCGAAGAAATTTTCGATATTATTCAAGAGTTTGCCGGGTATGGTTTTAATAAATCTCATAGCGCTGCCTATGCTTTGATCAGCTACCAAACGGCGTATTTAAAATGTAACTATCGGTCTGAGTTTATGGCCGCCTATCTATCAAGCCAGATTGGTTCAAAGAAAGATGTTATGGCAAGCTACGTCCGTGAAGTTCGCAATTCGGGCATAGAAGTCCTTCCCCCAGACGTTAATTCGTCCATGGAATCATTTACCGCTGTAGGAGAAGTGGTCCGTTTTGGTCTGGGAGCTGTGGCTAAAGCGGGTCATACTGCGGTAGAGGCTATATTAAAAGCACGAGATAGCGGTAAGGCTTTTTCCTCTTTATGGGATTTTGTCTGTCGTGTGGATTTAAGAACGGTCAATAAGTCAGTTATTGAGAACCTCATTAAAGCCGGAGCTTTTGATGATCTTTCTCAGAATAGACATCAGTTGCTGGAAGCTTTGCCTGATTTCATTTCTTTGGCTCAAAGACAAAATGAAGAAAAGAATCAGTGTTCCCTTCTCAGTCTCTTTGACGATTGTGAGGATGGAGTAGAAGTCGAGCCAGAACTTCCGGATATAGAAGAATTCAGCATCTATGAACGGCTAGATATGGAAAAAGAAGTTGTGGGACTCTATATATCAGGGCATCCTTTTGCTCAATATGAACCTTTAGTTTCCCGATACTGTACGTGTCGGATCAGCGATTTGAAATATTGGAGAGGGAGGAATCAGTGTCCACAGATAGGTGGGATGATCCTCTCTGTTCAGGAAAAATATACCCGAAAGGGAGATCCTATGGGAATCTTGGAATTAGAAGATGCAGAGTCAAAGGTGGAGGTTATTTGTTTTCCTAAAACATGGGCTTCCATAAAAGGGAATATAGAGGCTGGAAATATTTGCATTATTCGTGGAACTCTTAACGAGCGGGGAGAAAACAGTGTTATAGCTCGAGATGTTGTTTCTCTTCAGGAAGCTCAGCAGAACGTGTCTCCCTATGTTCGTATTGTTCTTGAAGCATCTCTTTTCCCCATGGATGCGTTAAAAGGTTTCTTCCGGTCCCTCAAAAGTTTTCCGGGTCACTCTCCAGTACTTCTTGAAGTCCGGAATGGGGTTGGTAGTGCTGTAATTCTTTTAGATGGAGTAAAAGTGGACGGTCCTAGTGTAAAAGAAAAGGGCTTTGCTCCCCTTCTGTCGGAAGAAGCTTATAAAGTGTGCTGTTAA
- the dnaX gene encoding DNA polymerase III subunit gamma/tau has translation MSVSLYRRYRPTQFNQIVGQVAAVHVITRALEERVVSHAYLFSGPRGCGKTTLARLLAKSLNCTSRGEGAEPCNSCSSCEAINRGESLDVIEIDGASNNSVDEIRELKTHVSLSPFASSYKVYIIDEVHMLSLSAFNALLKTLEEPPSHVVFILATTEPYKVPITIRSRCQHIPFRKIATGDIEKHLKEVAVKEGRLAEEEALWEIARQSDGALRDALSLLEQVMALTGEEMTMEAVDHLLGGGSRPELERWISRLHDGGPDVLADLQNMFRRGASPFKVVEDLFVVFRDLWITAMWGKGALKIIEGASAETEFLQKEARCWSPEELLSLMDFCVGVLPQVRMGMRTDVLSGLFLNKLMSLGTISHNTTMVSEEKKTTKNDILKGLNEEAPLPSASFTMSVAPNIPAKEEALVVSLVEETSVAKVSPEVPCDCELENKWEEVLTRLLDSEIHLHSALIPASVAFMNEEIHISLPEQCTYLFELLTIERNSFLLQRLIDEIFNGHLSLSFICGEKIIKREGTNEEKIDNVPIGPFFDGRESIPQLPFDDVPMPPSPSQELPEQDDDPLEEQTVFSGLVEAVLRLGGGEVLWVRKEEADELDGGLTEE, from the coding sequence ATGTCCGTGTCACTTTATCGTCGTTACAGGCCAACACAATTTAATCAGATAGTTGGTCAGGTAGCTGCTGTTCATGTTATAACTCGAGCATTAGAGGAAAGGGTTGTAAGTCATGCATACCTTTTCTCGGGACCAAGAGGATGTGGTAAAACCACTTTAGCGCGTCTTCTTGCCAAATCCCTTAATTGTACTTCGCGAGGAGAAGGAGCAGAACCTTGCAATAGCTGCTCCAGTTGTGAGGCTATAAATAGAGGCGAAAGCTTAGATGTGATAGAAATTGATGGCGCCTCTAATAATAGCGTAGATGAAATCCGAGAGCTTAAAACTCATGTTTCCTTGTCCCCTTTTGCATCTTCTTACAAAGTGTATATCATTGACGAAGTTCATATGCTCTCTCTCTCGGCTTTTAATGCGTTGTTGAAAACGTTAGAGGAACCCCCTTCCCATGTGGTTTTTATTCTAGCTACAACGGAGCCTTACAAAGTCCCTATTACTATTCGTTCTCGATGCCAGCATATTCCTTTTAGAAAAATTGCCACAGGGGATATTGAGAAGCATCTTAAAGAAGTTGCGGTTAAAGAAGGTCGTCTAGCAGAGGAAGAAGCTCTTTGGGAAATAGCACGACAATCTGATGGGGCCTTGCGAGATGCGCTTTCTCTACTTGAACAAGTCATGGCTTTGACAGGGGAAGAAATGACAATGGAAGCTGTAGATCATCTCCTGGGAGGAGGAAGTCGCCCTGAATTAGAGAGGTGGATTTCTCGTCTTCATGACGGTGGCCCTGATGTCTTGGCGGATCTACAAAATATGTTCAGGAGAGGGGCTTCTCCATTTAAAGTGGTGGAAGATCTTTTCGTTGTTTTTCGAGATTTATGGATTACTGCAATGTGGGGAAAAGGAGCTTTAAAAATAATAGAGGGAGCTTCTGCTGAAACAGAGTTTCTCCAAAAAGAAGCTCGTTGTTGGAGCCCGGAAGAGCTGCTGTCTCTCATGGATTTTTGTGTGGGGGTTCTTCCGCAAGTACGGATGGGGATGCGGACCGATGTGTTGTCTGGGCTTTTCTTGAATAAGTTAATGTCTCTAGGCACTATCTCCCATAATACAACTATGGTGTCGGAAGAGAAAAAAACAACAAAAAACGACATTTTAAAGGGATTAAACGAGGAAGCTCCTCTCCCTTCAGCTTCTTTTACAATGTCAGTAGCTCCCAATATTCCAGCAAAAGAGGAAGCATTAGTTGTTTCTCTTGTAGAAGAAACCTCTGTAGCAAAGGTTTCGCCAGAAGTTCCGTGCGATTGCGAGTTGGAAAATAAATGGGAAGAAGTACTGACAAGACTCTTAGATAGCGAGATCCACCTTCATAGTGCATTGATACCTGCATCTGTTGCTTTTATGAATGAGGAGATACATATCTCTTTGCCGGAACAGTGCACTTATCTTTTTGAGTTGCTCACAATAGAGAGAAATTCTTTCCTATTGCAACGATTGATAGATGAAATCTTCAATGGGCATTTGTCTTTATCTTTTATATGTGGGGAAAAAATTATAAAACGTGAAGGGACAAACGAAGAAAAAATCGATAATGTACCAATAGGTCCTTTTTTTGATGGAAGAGAGTCCATTCCCCAACTCCCTTTTGACGATGTTCCAATGCCTCCTTCGCCTTCTCAGGAACTACCTGAGCAGGATGACGATCCGTTAGAGGAACAAACAGTTTTTTCGGGATTAGTGGAGGCGGTTCTTCGATTAGGAGGAGGAGAGGTTCTTTGGGTAAGGAAGGAAGAAGCAGATGAGTTGGATGGAGGATTGACAGAGGAATGA
- a CDS encoding M48 family metalloprotease, with product MKNRIGILSAALFLIFSLSVRTFAAENMEKEIKLGQKVAVEVEKRWERISDPAKTARLSMILEKLKFHMTRSLPYDVRIIQENSVNAFSLPGGTIYMTTGILDFLHSDAEIAAILAHEMIHADRSHVMVQMARSQRISVIALALIIATGGQAAPSLLASMAQIAITNSYSRDLEREADVEGLQALVKAGYPSAAMLTVMEGLAEEQLRHPYVDPGIFMDHPYVEERVAYLTQEIRKNGWPLERKKALHKLVVTTQEQRGRMALLVDEFQVWSGPACPEVKDFFLEAKQKLDISFQMELPPYELQVIELPETHNKGLRIGNMIIASEPLPEGVESLELFRSNLVEILLKAKNAHPIADYLH from the coding sequence ATGAAAAATAGGATTGGAATTCTTAGTGCGGCTCTGTTTTTAATCTTTTCTCTCTCTGTAAGAACGTTTGCAGCGGAAAATATGGAGAAAGAGATTAAATTGGGGCAGAAGGTAGCAGTTGAAGTGGAGAAGCGTTGGGAAAGGATTTCAGATCCTGCTAAAACTGCTCGTTTGTCCATGATTTTAGAAAAGCTTAAATTTCATATGACCCGTTCTCTTCCCTATGATGTTCGCATTATCCAGGAAAATTCGGTGAATGCCTTTAGTCTCCCTGGCGGAACTATTTATATGACTACCGGTATTCTTGATTTTTTACATAGCGATGCCGAAATTGCAGCTATTCTTGCCCATGAAATGATACATGCGGACCGTAGCCATGTTATGGTGCAAATGGCTCGTTCTCAACGTATCTCTGTTATTGCTCTTGCCCTTATTATTGCCACTGGCGGTCAAGCCGCACCTTCTCTTTTAGCGAGCATGGCCCAGATAGCTATAACAAACTCTTATAGCCGAGATTTAGAGCGCGAAGCAGATGTAGAAGGATTGCAAGCTCTCGTAAAGGCAGGATATCCGTCAGCAGCCATGTTAACAGTTATGGAAGGATTGGCGGAAGAGCAATTACGCCATCCATATGTAGATCCAGGGATTTTTATGGATCACCCTTACGTTGAAGAACGAGTTGCATATCTTACGCAGGAAATTCGAAAGAATGGTTGGCCTCTTGAACGTAAGAAGGCTCTTCATAAGCTTGTCGTCACTACTCAGGAGCAACGTGGAAGGATGGCGTTGCTTGTCGATGAATTCCAAGTATGGAGTGGCCCAGCTTGCCCGGAAGTAAAAGATTTTTTCCTGGAAGCAAAGCAAAAACTTGATATATCGTTTCAAATGGAATTGCCACCTTATGAATTGCAAGTTATTGAGTTGCCAGAGACGCATAACAAGGGATTGCGAATTGGGAATATGATCATTGCGTCTGAACCGTTACCAGAGGGAGTAGAATCTTTGGAGCTTTTTCGTTCTAATTTAGTTGAAATTCTATTAAAAGCAAAAAACGCTCACCCTATCGCAGATTACCTGCATTAA
- the flgN gene encoding flagellar export chaperone FlgN, translated as MLPDNLESRLVELLSSEISLYRQLEEYVDEELDCVQKGDMAKLLEILQQKQGVISKQQLLQEQWEQVALGLGVTEGREGPVFWSAVEHHMESQGFLSLSHLIVQIRELVTSVLAKEEHVQALLEEHISELRKEMGRLNKGKAAFHGYMKSGGAL; from the coding sequence ATGTTGCCGGATAATCTCGAATCCAGACTTGTCGAGTTGCTGTCGTCAGAAATCTCCCTTTATCGTCAACTAGAAGAATATGTTGATGAAGAGTTGGATTGTGTTCAAAAAGGAGATATGGCGAAGCTTCTGGAGATTCTTCAGCAGAAACAAGGTGTGATTTCTAAGCAACAACTTCTTCAGGAACAATGGGAGCAGGTTGCGTTAGGGTTAGGCGTGACGGAAGGGCGTGAAGGGCCTGTTTTTTGGTCTGCTGTAGAGCACCATATGGAGTCGCAAGGCTTCCTTTCTCTTTCACATCTCATCGTTCAAATTCGAGAGCTAGTAACTTCTGTCTTAGCAAAAGAAGAGCATGTGCAAGCGCTATTGGAGGAACACATTTCAGAATTGCGAAAGGAAATGGGGCGCCTGAACAAGGGGAAAGCAGCTTTTCATGGCTACATGAAATCTGGCGGAGCTTTGTGA
- the fliS gene encoding flagellar export chaperone FliS, with the protein MVMNNSRNAQINQYLVTQIQTASKEQLLLITYDIGIKNCRAAELALSKGELEEANSCVLRAQEVVRELTITLDVDKGGEIAENLLSLYDFMYRQLIEGNMKKAPDIISLVRGMLEELRDTWEQAIEKIVTERSEAASVENKPSPGLTAGGFNVAG; encoded by the coding sequence ATGGTCATGAATAACAGCCGAAACGCTCAGATTAATCAATATCTAGTAACGCAAATTCAAACTGCCTCTAAAGAGCAGCTTCTCCTTATTACATATGATATTGGGATCAAAAACTGTAGAGCGGCAGAGTTAGCGTTGAGCAAAGGGGAACTAGAGGAAGCAAATTCTTGTGTTCTCAGGGCTCAAGAGGTTGTGAGGGAGCTTACTATAACGTTAGATGTAGATAAAGGCGGAGAAATAGCGGAGAATTTGCTGTCTTTATATGACTTTATGTATCGTCAATTAATAGAGGGTAATATGAAAAAAGCCCCCGATATTATCTCCCTCGTTCGGGGAATGTTAGAAGAGCTGCGAGATACATGGGAGCAGGCGATTGAGAAGATAGTGACTGAACGCAGTGAAGCAGCTTCTGTTGAAAACAAGCCCAGTCCAGGGCTTACAGCTGGGGGGTTTAATGTTGCCGGATAA
- a CDS encoding HPP family protein, with protein sequence MRIGELMDRDLTSVTENTTLREAIEVLSQHNLTGLPVVDETGILVGFISEKDIIKASLPGYCDYLSGAAFIPDFNQLSEKLRQKGNEFVGKYMTRKVIAFSEDDSDLHVALSLIQKGLKMAPVVRKDGSLLGFVSRAHLIEYIMREEPQE encoded by the coding sequence ATGCGAATCGGGGAACTTATGGATAGAGATCTTACCTCTGTAACTGAAAATACTACATTGCGAGAGGCCATTGAAGTTCTGTCTCAACACAATCTCACAGGTTTGCCAGTTGTTGACGAGACAGGAATTCTGGTTGGATTTATTAGTGAGAAAGATATTATTAAAGCTTCTTTGCCAGGGTATTGTGATTATTTGTCAGGAGCAGCTTTTATTCCGGATTTTAACCAATTGAGCGAAAAACTCCGTCAAAAAGGGAACGAATTTGTAGGGAAATATATGACTCGAAAGGTCATCGCTTTTTCTGAAGATGATTCAGATCTTCATGTCGCCCTTTCTCTTATACAAAAAGGACTTAAAATGGCTCCAGTAGTGAGGAAGGATGGGTCTCTCTTAGGTTTTGTAAGTAGGGCTCATCTCATAGAATACATCATGAGAGAAGAACCTCAAGAATAA
- a CDS encoding 1-phosphofructokinase family hexose kinase: protein MIVTVTLNPAVDEEFVVSEFRPGGWFRSRNAIRTPGGKGINVSMMLGQLGYESAAMGFLAGFNGAYIRDALRRERLTTNFVHVKGETRTNVYIIDETGHVETGLSEPGPYIPEEAYDRFLRNFERMLQRTRLLVLGGSLPPGIPQDVYGVLIRMAKEFNIPTIVDAAGPSLQSALEAGPTIAKIDHRFMSRMSGISLTSLDNIIEVVSKLHDQGVEWAVTSYHVYGDVFFTPQGIYLAVSDRRSILSLFATADALITGLIVGGEERMAVEDRIRFAMACAWEDAMHVEKGFTSREAIEALMPRVQLERLE, encoded by the coding sequence ATGATAGTTACGGTTACGCTGAATCCCGCTGTAGATGAGGAGTTTGTCGTTTCGGAGTTTCGACCTGGCGGATGGTTCCGTTCCCGAAATGCTATTAGAACCCCCGGCGGCAAGGGGATTAACGTTTCCATGATGTTAGGACAACTTGGATACGAGTCAGCCGCTATGGGATTCCTTGCTGGTTTTAATGGTGCTTATATACGAGATGCATTGCGACGAGAGAGGCTCACTACGAATTTTGTGCACGTCAAGGGTGAGACTCGTACAAATGTTTATATTATTGATGAAACGGGACATGTAGAAACAGGCTTATCCGAACCCGGCCCTTATATTCCTGAAGAAGCTTATGATCGTTTCCTTCGAAATTTCGAGAGGATGCTTCAACGGACTCGACTCCTCGTTTTAGGGGGATCCTTACCTCCTGGTATTCCTCAAGACGTTTATGGGGTTCTCATCCGCATGGCGAAAGAGTTTAATATCCCAACCATAGTAGATGCCGCTGGTCCTTCCCTACAGTCAGCCCTTGAGGCTGGACCTACAATAGCAAAAATTGATCATCGTTTTATGTCAAGAATGTCGGGAATATCCCTTACCTCTCTAGACAATATAATAGAGGTTGTTTCGAAACTTCATGACCAAGGGGTGGAATGGGCAGTTACATCGTATCATGTCTATGGAGACGTGTTTTTTACACCTCAGGGTATATATTTAGCAGTGTCCGATCGTCGTTCTATTCTCTCTCTCTTTGCGACAGCTGATGCTCTTATAACAGGTCTTATAGTTGGAGGGGAAGAAAGGATGGCTGTAGAGGATCGCATTCGATTCGCCATGGCATGTGCATGGGAAGATGCTATGCATGTAGAAAAAGGTTTTACAAGTCGAGAGGCTATTGAGGCATTGATGCCACGCGTTCAACTAGAGCGTCTTGAATAG
- the trxB gene encoding thioredoxin-disulfide reductase, with protein MEKRELVIIGAGPAGLTSAIYGRRAGLDVLLIEKGVAGGQINITAEIENWPGVVHASGQELGNMFREHAEKFNTEFRDAEVQKIEVRDGAKVVVTDKGEIEAEAVIFATGAYFRRLGCEGEAERIGAGVSYCAVCDGAFFEDQVIAVVGGGNTAVEEANYLTTFASKVYIIHRRDEFRADRAAIARTLANPKIEPIWNSVVEKIEGDGMVENLVLKNVKTGKISDLPVAGVFVFVGQAPHDECIRGLVEAKKGGWIVTNDNMETSVEGIFAAGDVRDKGLRQVVTAAADGAVAAMTASAYINEQVHLRSTLLDPERVVAFFYSSIDETQVRLSNEVEEMSKKTGKKVALIDGYRNARMVGKLALEKMPVVVELKKGVVASKKVVSSVSEISELLK; from the coding sequence ATGGAAAAAAGAGAGCTCGTGATCATCGGAGCTGGCCCTGCTGGTTTGACTTCCGCTATTTATGGTCGTAGGGCTGGGCTTGATGTGCTTCTTATCGAAAAAGGAGTTGCCGGTGGTCAGATTAATATCACAGCGGAAATTGAGAACTGGCCAGGAGTTGTTCATGCTTCCGGGCAGGAGCTTGGAAATATGTTCCGTGAACATGCTGAGAAATTTAACACAGAGTTCCGAGATGCCGAAGTTCAGAAGATCGAGGTTCGCGATGGAGCTAAAGTGGTAGTAACAGATAAAGGAGAAATAGAAGCCGAGGCGGTTATTTTTGCTACAGGTGCTTATTTCCGTCGGCTGGGCTGTGAGGGGGAGGCAGAGCGCATTGGGGCTGGTGTCAGCTATTGTGCCGTTTGCGACGGAGCCTTCTTTGAAGATCAGGTTATAGCTGTTGTAGGTGGTGGAAATACGGCGGTAGAGGAAGCAAATTATCTTACCACTTTTGCGTCTAAGGTTTACATTATCCATCGCCGTGACGAGTTCAGAGCGGATAGAGCTGCTATTGCCAGAACCTTGGCTAATCCTAAAATAGAGCCTATTTGGAACAGTGTTGTTGAAAAAATCGAAGGCGATGGCATGGTTGAAAATCTAGTGCTGAAGAACGTGAAGACAGGTAAAATTTCTGATCTTCCCGTAGCAGGGGTTTTCGTTTTTGTAGGCCAGGCTCCTCACGATGAGTGTATTCGTGGACTCGTAGAGGCCAAAAAAGGCGGTTGGATTGTAACCAACGACAACATGGAGACTTCTGTAGAGGGTATCTTTGCTGCCGGAGACGTTCGAGATAAGGGGCTCCGACAGGTAGTTACTGCTGCTGCTGATGGTGCTGTTGCGGCCATGACTGCATCTGCATATATTAATGAGCAGGTTCACCTTCGATCTACTCTTTTGGACCCTGAAAGAGTGGTGGCTTTCTTCTATTCGAGCATTGATGAAACACAGGTCCGGCTCTCCAATGAAGTGGAAGAAATGAGTAAAAAGACAGGGAAAAAGGTTGCCCTGATAGACGGATACCGCAATGCCAGAATGGTAGGGAAACTAGCATTGGAGAAGATGCCCGTAGTCGTAGAACTGAAAAAAGGAGTCGTTGCTTCTAAGAAGGTTGTTTCTTCCGTTTCTGAAATCTCTGAACTCCTGAAATAG
- the prmC gene encoding peptide chain release factor N(5)-glutamine methyltransferase, which yields MHKSFIGCSLEQTKESIVAILQEAGFPNPLNEAEWILCSLKKITRGELLACEREIFISEEEGFLLESMVDRRLQHEPLQYIMGYEGFWGRNFLVGAGCLIPRPETELLVEEALSLFSGGCFLDWGTGSGCIAATILLERPDSRGIAADVSPQALFWAWRNLRNYHVLHRCLLWHTQIPEDIPISEGSLDIVISNPPYIPTAIIGNLMEEVSRYEPRNALDGGIDGLSFYYMLLAIAPQWLKRGGFVIVEVGDDQQAEHLASLSVDHLRFSHLKKDHNGLYRIAVWCRV from the coding sequence GTGCATAAATCTTTCATAGGTTGCTCTCTTGAACAAACAAAAGAGAGTATTGTTGCGATTTTACAAGAAGCAGGCTTCCCCAATCCGCTTAACGAGGCAGAATGGATTCTTTGTTCTTTGAAAAAAATAACCAGAGGAGAGCTCCTTGCCTGTGAACGGGAGATATTTATTTCAGAAGAAGAGGGGTTCCTATTAGAATCTATGGTGGATAGGAGACTCCAACATGAGCCATTGCAGTATATAATGGGATATGAGGGGTTTTGGGGGCGGAATTTTTTAGTAGGTGCGGGATGTCTTATTCCACGGCCAGAAACAGAGCTTCTTGTGGAAGAAGCTTTGAGTCTTTTTTCTGGAGGTTGCTTTTTAGATTGGGGGACAGGGAGTGGCTGTATTGCCGCTACTATCCTTCTGGAACGCCCCGATTCTCGGGGGATAGCTGCAGATGTAAGCCCGCAAGCCCTCTTTTGGGCTTGGAGAAATTTACGTAATTATCACGTCCTTCATCGATGTCTTTTATGGCATACTCAAATACCAGAAGATATTCCTATCTCTGAAGGGAGTTTGGATATAGTTATTAGTAATCCACCTTATATCCCAACTGCCATAATAGGTAATCTTATGGAAGAAGTGTCCCGATATGAGCCGAGAAATGCTCTGGATGGCGGTATTGACGGACTTTCTTTCTATTATATGTTGTTAGCCATAGCGCCTCAATGGCTTAAACGTGGAGGATTTGTAATTGTAGAGGTAGGGGATGATCAACAAGCAGAACATTTGGCCTCTTTGTCGGTAGATCATCTCCGTTTTTCTCACTTAAAGAAGGACCATAATGGTCTCTATCGCATCGCTGTTTGGTGTCGTGTATAA